From one Xiphophorus maculatus strain JP 163 A unplaced genomic scaffold, X_maculatus-5.0-male Unplaced_Scaffold_BN000161F, whole genome shotgun sequence genomic stretch:
- the LOC102232082 gene encoding gastrula zinc finger protein XlCGF8.2DB-like, translating to MVVPVDEQTDHTESEPNGNQDIFQEAAEAENQNQERRKPFSCVICKKRLTFKSVFDAHMRTHTGEKPFSCVNCGKSFSLKQDLTRHMMIHTGEKPFSCVNCGKIFSQKQNLTKHMMIHTREKPFSCVTCGKSFIRKQSLTEHMRIHTGEKPFSCVTCGKKCFRQKQYLTKHMMIHTGEKPFSCVTCGKSFSQKHVLTQHMMIHTGEKPFSCVNCGKRFSRKQDFTQHMNIHTGEKPFSCVTCGKSFIRKQDLTQHMMIHTGE from the exons atggtggttcctgttgatgagcaaacagaccacactgaatcagaaccaaacggGAACCAAgacatcttccaggaagctgctgaagctgagaaccaaaatcaggaaagaagaaaacctttctcatgtgtcatctgtaaaaagcgtttgactttcaaatctgtttttgatgctcatatgagaactcatacgggtgaaaagccgttttcttgtgtgaactgtggaaaaagttttagtctaaaacaggatttaactcggcatatgatgattcacactggtgaaaagccgttttcatgtgtgaattgtggaaaaatttttagtcaaaaacagaatttaactaagcacatgatgattcacactcgtgaaaagccgttttcatgtgtgacctgtggaaaaagttttattcgaaaacagagtttaactgagcacatgaggattcatactggtgaaaagccgttttcatgtgtgacctgtgggaaaa AATGTTTTCGTCAAAAACAGTATTTAACTAAGCATATGATGATTCAcacgggtgaaaagccgttttcatgtgtgacctgtggaaaaagttttagtcaaaaacatgttttaactcagcacatgatgattcacactggtgaaaagccgttttcgtgtgtgaactgtggaaagaGATTTAgtcgaaaacaggattttactCAGCACATGAatattcacacaggtgaaaagccgttttcatgtgtgacctgtggaaaaagttttattcgaaaacaggatttaactcagcacatgatgattcacactggtgaa
- the LOC111607845 gene encoding THAP domain-containing protein 6-like, whose protein sequence is MPQFCSAYSCLNLRTVDVRDRGITFHKFPKDKERRKRWEIALRRDGFTASDSSVLCSEHFKTEDFDKTGQIVRLRADVIPSIFSFPVHLQRVENYRTTITSTKAQSSEYVASQDDPETCSSDLQPQSNDDHCYALPASLTAVTAKHKRALARVEYLERDKKNTMAREKKAKTTAKSLLGELSEKNLITEELKERLEFYSDLQLEFMEKKGHEYSNEYREFA, encoded by the exons atgCCTCAGTTCTGCTCGGCTTATTCGTGTTTAAATCTACGAACTGTTGATGTCAGGGACCGGGGGATAACTTTTCACAA gtttccAAAAGataaagagaggaggaagaggtgggAAATAGCTTTGAGGAGGGATGGATTCACTGCAAGTGATTCATCTGTACTATGCAGTGAGCATTTCAAAACGGAGGATTTTGACAAAACAGGTCAGATTGTCAGACTGAGAGCTGATGTGATACCATCAATTTTCAGCTTCCCAGTTCACCTTCAAAGA GTTGAAAACTACAGAACTACAATAACCTCCACAAAAGCCCAAAGTAGTGAGTATGTGGCCTCTCAAGATGACCCAGAAACTTGTAGTTCAGACCTGCAACCTCAGTCTAATGAT GATCATTGCTATGCTTTGCCAGCTTCTCTTACCGCTGTCACTGCAAAACATAAGAGAGCGTTGGCAAGAGTGGAATATCTGGAGCGGGACAAGAAAAACACCATGGCCAGAGAGAAGAAGGCAAAGACCACAGCAAAGTCACTTTTGGGGGAAttgagtgaaaaaaatctcattactGAAGAACTCAAAGAACGGCTTGAATTCTACTCTG ATCTACAACTAGAGTTTATGGAGAAAAAGGGCCATGAATACTCCAACGAATATAGAGAGTTTGCC